A region of the Mycobacterium sp. NBC_00419 genome:
CGAAGTGGGCCATGCGGTTGTCGACGACGGCCTGCATCACTTCCGCGGTGCCGCCGAAGGCGGCCAACGGCAGGCCGCCGCCGATCGACTTGGCCAACGTGATCAGGTCCGGCTTGACGCCCAGACGGGCGGCCGCGCCATGGGCGCCGGCGGTCAGGCCGGTCTTGACCTCGTCGAAGATCAGCAGCACGTTGTGCGCGTCGCACAGTGCACGAACCCCGGCAAGGTAGCCGGCGTCGGGCAACACGATGCCGAGGTTCTCGATGACCGGCTCCATGATCACGCACGCGACGCGAGCAGCGTTGGCGGCCAGGACGCGTTCCATCTGGCCGAGGTCGTTATAGGCCACGACGAACACTTCGCCTGGCTCGACGTCGAAGGGCACCTGCGGGGTCGGGTTGTCCGCGGGACCGGTTTCGGAAAGGTCGGGCTTGACCGACACCGAAAGGCCGTCGTAGCCGCCGTGGTAGCCGCCTTCGATCTTCACGATGGCCTTGCGGCCGGTGTAGGCGCGTGCGGTGCGCACCGCATAGCCCGTCGACTCGGTGCCCGAGTTGGTGAACCGCAGCATGTCCAGCCCGAAGCGTTGCTTGAACCTCTCGGCAACCTCGGTCGAGACCGGCGACGGGGTCACGAACAGCGTGCCGATGTCGTCGAGAGACTCTTTGACCTTGGCGACCACCGTGGGGTTGAGGTGGCCGACGAGCATCGCGCCGAAGCCCATCGACAGGTCCAGCACCTGACGGTCGTCACAGTCCGTGACGTAGGCGCCGCGGGCGGACTTCACGCCCATCGGATACGGATCCCAGTACTGGAAGCTGCTGGTCACACCCAGCGGCAGCGTCTTGCTCGACCGGACCGCGTGATCGGCCGAGCCGGGGGTGGTCTTGGCGTACCGCTCCCACTCCTTGGCCATCAGTGCCGAGACCCGCGCAGGGTTCAGTGGCGTGTGGGACGTCGGCAGCTGTCGCCAGCCGGCGGGATCATGGGCAGGAAACGTGCCTGTGTCTTGGCTCATCGAGATCCTCTTCAACCAATCGGTGTTACTTCGCGGCAGCCTAACCGCCCGCTCCACCCGGCGGTCGAAAACAGCCGCCGACGCCGATGGGGTTGTCCGGCAGCGGGATCGGTGGCCGAACTACGCGCCGGTGTAGGTGTCCGGGTTGGGCCGGAAGCGGGTGCCGTCGTCGAGGCCGCTGAGGGTCGCCACTTCGTCGGCGGTCAACTCGAAGTCGAACACGTCGATGTTCTCGGCGATCCGCTGCGGGTTCGAGGAGCGGGGGATCACCACGTTGCCCAGCTGCAGGCTCCACCGGATCAGCACCTGCGCCGGGGACTTGCCGTGGGCGCTCGCCACCGCGGCGATCGCCGAGTTCTCCAGCAGCTTGCCCACGCCCAGCGGGCTGTAGGCCTCGGTGACGATCGAGTAGTCGGCGTGCACCGCCCGCAACTCCGCCTGGTTGAGCAGCGGATGCAGCTCGACCTGGTTGACCGCGGGGGTGAAGTAGGACAGGTCGATGATGTTCGACAGGTGCTCCGGGGTGAAGTTGGAGACGCCGATCGACTTGGTGTAGCCGTCCTCCTGGATCCGCAGCAGCCCGCCCCACGCGTCGACGTATTTGCCGTTCTGTTCGGCGGGCCAGTGGATCAGGTAGAGGTCTACGTAGTCCAAGCCGAGGCGCTCGAGGCTGACCTTGACGGCATCCTGCGAAGCCTGGAAACCCTGATCGGCGGTGGCCAGCTTGGTGGTGATGAACAGTTCCTCGCGCGGCACACCGGAGGCGGCGACGGCGCGGCCGACGGCTTCCTCGTTGCCGCCGACCGAGGCGGTGTCGATCAGGCGGTAGCCGGCTGCCAGGGCATCGGTCACCGCCCGCTCGGCCTCATCCGGCGACAGCTCGGCGACGCCAATGCCAATCACGGGGATGGTCTTGTCGTCGTTGAGCGTGACGGTGGGGATCTCGGCCGCCGGTGCCATGTCACCTGCCTGTGCTGTCGAAGGTCTTGCGCCGGACACCTCCCAGATCGCGGGTGACCGACGTCGACGCTGAGGATAGTACCCAGCCAGGCATGCGTCTGATCAGGGCTGTGGCACCGCGTCAGGCGTGCACTGTATAGGGGCCCGGGTAATTGTCGAATCCGTTAATCGCGTCCTGTGCGAAGCTGAGGCCATGGCAGCGACAGTGAGCGGTGAAACCACACGCGGCCCGTTGACGAAGAAGGCGCTCGCGGTGGGCAATCGGGCCGGGGTGAAGGTGATCCCGCATCTACCCGGCGTACTCAAGCGGCTGGTCTCCGGCGGCCGGGCGGTCACGATCGACGGCAACACCCTCGATCCGTCGCTGCAGATGCTGGCCACCGCGCAGCGGTTGCAGGGGCTGACCGGATTCAGCGCCGGTGACGACCCGATCGCCAGCCGCGTCCAGACGGCAGAACTCTCCGCCAGCTTCGACGAGCCGGACATCCTGGTGGCCGGTACCGCTGCGGTGTCGATACCCGGGCCCGCGGGCGTGATCCCGGCCCGGCACTACCGCCCGCTGGGCGATGGCCGGGCTCCGCTGCTGGTCTTCTATCACGGTGGCGGCTACGTCGTCGGCGACCTGGAAAGCCACGATGCGGCCTGTCGGCTGATCTGCCGGGACGCCGGCGTCCACGTGCTGGCCGTCGACTACCGGCTGGCCCCTGAGCACAAGGCCCCGGCGGCCGTCGACGACGGGTACGCCGCCTACCTGTGGGTGCGTGAGCACGCCGCGGAACTCGGCGCGGACCCCGAGCGGGTGGCGGTCGGCGGCGACAGTGCCGGCGGGAACCTGGCGGCGCTGGTGGCCCTGCGGGTCCGGGATGCCGGCGGCCCCGCGCCTGCGCTGCAGTGGCTGATCTATCCGGTCACCGACTTCCGCGGCCAGAGCCGGTCCCGGACGTTGTTCGCCGACGGGTTCCTGCTCACCCGGCAGGACATGGACTTCTTCACCGAATCCCTGCTGGGTGGATCCGGCCTGGATGCCGCCGACGCGCGGGTGTCCCCGCTGCTGGCCGATGACCTGAGCGGTCTGCCGCCGGCGCTGGTCGTCACGGCGGGCTTCGATCCGCTGCGCGACGAGGGCGAGCAGTACGCGGCAAAACTGCAGGAAGCGGGCGTCGTCGTCGATGCGAGGCGGATGGGATCGATGACCCACGCCTTCCTCAATCTCAACGCACTCGGCGGGCAGGTCGCCGGCGCCAACGCGGAGATGATCTCGGCGCTGCGCGCCCACCTGGCCCGCGCCTGACGGGGTGCGGACACCACGCCGGTACTCTGGAGAGGCCAACAAGCCAGTCCTGAATCAGCGAGGATCTCCCGACCCGTGGCCAATAACAAGAAAAGCACGCCCCGCTACGACCTGAAGGCTGCGGACCGCAAACGCAACCTGGCCATTCAGCTGGGCCTGACGGCCATCGTCGTCATCTTCGCGGTGTCCCTGGTGCTCTACATCGTGATGGGCCACGACAAGAAGACCGGCGCCGGAGACGCTCAAGCCGTCCGGATCACGTCGGCCGCGCTGATCAAGAAGGACGGCAGTGACGAGCCCAAGGCCGTGCTGTCGCTCTACGAGGACTTCCAGTGCCCGCACTGCCGGGACTTCGAGAAGGCCTACAGCTCGACCATCAACAAGCTGGTCGAAGCCGGCGCGGTGGCCGCCGACTATTACTCGGTCGCCATCCTCAACTCGCGGGCCAACGACAACTACTCCACTCGTGCGGCCAACGCGGCCTACTGCGTCGGCAACGAGGACAAGGAAGCCTTCAGCCGGTACCACTCCGCGCTGTTCGCCATGCAGCCCGAGGAAGGTGCGGGCGGCGCTCCGGACAACGGCCGGTTGATCGAGACCGCCCGGCAGGCCGGGGTGCCGACCGACAAGGTGTCGTCGTGCATCAACGGCGGCAAGTACAACGACATGGTCGACGGCCTGGCCGCGGCCGCCAAGATCACCGCTACCCCCACCATCCGGCTCAACGGCGAGGACATCAGCCCCGCCTCCCCGGACGAGCTGATCGCGAAGGTCAAGGCGATCGTCGGTAACGTCCCCGCGCTGGCTCCGGCTCCGGCTCCGGCTGCGCCTCCGGCTCCGCCCGCCCCGGCACCCGCAGCGCCGTGAGCGTGGCGACGCCGGCACCCGTCGGCCCGATCGAGCCCGCCGAGTCGGCGGGCCGTGCGGCCGGGGTCTCGGTGCGCGCAACGAGTGCCTGGTGGGTGCTGATCGCCGGTGTGATCGGCTTTGTGTCCGCGGCGACGCTGACGATCGAGAAGATCGAGATGCTGATCAACCCGGCCTACGTGCCGAGCTGCAGCATCAACCCGGTGCTGTCCTGCGGGTCGGTGATGGTGACCCACCAGGCGTCGGTGTTCGGCTTCCCCAACCCGCTGATGGGCATCGCCGGATTCACGGTCGCCATCGTGACCGGTGTGCTCGCGGTGACCAAAGTCCGCCTGCCGCACTGGTATTGGGTAGGGCTGATGATCGGCACCGGCCTCGGTGTGGTGTTCGTGCACTGGCTGATCTACCAGTCGCTGTACGTCATCGGAGCGCTGTGCCCGTACTGCATGGTGGTGTGGTCGGTGACCATCCCGCTGTTCGTGGTGGTGGCGTCGATCGCGCTGCGTCCGCTGGCCGGAAATGCCGTGCTGCGCGGCATCTACACCTGGCGGTGGTCGATCGTCACGCTGTGGTTCACCGCGGTGATTCTCTTGATCCTGGTTCGCTTTTGGAGTTATTGGTCGACGTTGATCTAGCAGCGTCGAGTGTGCACTGAGGGTAGGGTCCGCCTGTGATCTCCAAAGTCCTGGTCGCCAACCGCGGTGAGATCGCGATCCGCGCTTTCCGCGCCGCCTACGAGATGGGTATCGGCACGGTCGCCGTCTATCCCTACGAGGATCGCAATTCTCTGCATCGGCTCAAGGCCGACGAGTCCTATCAGATCGGCGACATCGGTCACCCGGTGCGCGCCTACCTCTCGGTCGGCGAGATCGTCGAGACGGCGCTGGCGTGCGGGGCCGACGCGATCTATCCCGGGTACGGATTCCTCTCGGAGAACCCCGAACTGGCCGCGGCGTGCGCGACGGCGGGGATCACCTTCATCGGCCCCGACGCCGGCATCCTCGAGCTGACCGGCAACAAGTCGCGGGCGATCGCCGCTGCCCGGGAAGCCGGGCTGCCGGTGCTGGCGTCCTCGCCGCCGTCGGCGTTGGTGGACGAGCTGGTGACCGCGGCGGCGACCATGGAGTTTCCGCTGTTCGTCAAGGCCGTCGCCGGTGGTGGCGGACGTGGGATGCGACGGGTCAGCGACCCCGATGCCCTGCCGGAGGCCATCGAGGCGGCCAGCCGCGAGGCGGAGTCCGCCTTCGGCGACCCGACGGTGTTCCTCGAGCAGGCGGTGATCAATCCGCGCCACATCGAGGTCCAGATCCTGGCCGACACCCACGGCAACGTCATCCACCTCTATGAACGCGACTGCAGCGTGCAGCGCCGCCACCAGAAGGTGATCGAGCTGGCCCCCGCGCCCAATCTCGACGAGGTTCTGCGCGAACGGATGTGCGCCGACGCCGTCGCTTTCGCCCGGCACATCGGGTACAGCTGTGCCGGCACGGTCGAGTTCCTGCTCGACGAGCGGGGCCAGCATGTCTTCATCGAGATGAATCCCCGAATTCAGGTGGAGCACACCGTCACCGAGGAGATCACCGACGTCGACCTGGTGTCCTCGCAGCTGAAGATCGCCGCCGGGGCCACACTCGAGGAGCTGGGCCTGTCCCAGGACGCGGTGCGCCCACACGGTGCGGCACTGCAGTGCCGCATCACCACCGAGGATCCCGCCAACGGGTTTCGTCCCGACACCGGCCGGATCAGCACCTACCGCTCGCCGGGCGGCGCCGGGATCCGCCTGGACGGCGGCACCCATCTCGGTGCCGA
Encoded here:
- a CDS encoding aspartate aminotransferase family protein, yielding MSQDTGTFPAHDPAGWRQLPTSHTPLNPARVSALMAKEWERYAKTTPGSADHAVRSSKTLPLGVTSSFQYWDPYPMGVKSARGAYVTDCDDRQVLDLSMGFGAMLVGHLNPTVVAKVKESLDDIGTLFVTPSPVSTEVAERFKQRFGLDMLRFTNSGTESTGYAVRTARAYTGRKAIVKIEGGYHGGYDGLSVSVKPDLSETGPADNPTPQVPFDVEPGEVFVVAYNDLGQMERVLAANAARVACVIMEPVIENLGIVLPDAGYLAGVRALCDAHNVLLIFDEVKTGLTAGAHGAAARLGVKPDLITLAKSIGGGLPLAAFGGTAEVMQAVVDNRMAHFGTYNGNPLCMAAAAAVDEIATPQALAAAEQVNDNAMEAMDTIIREYELPAHTVGFGVKGAVTWSPTPIRNYRDYKLSTDFEVAELGWLWGINRGVLTPPGMDDQWLVSLAHTDADMDKWVGAFGELAKELRA
- a CDS encoding aldo/keto reductase, with the protein product MAPAAEIPTVTLNDDKTIPVIGIGVAELSPDEAERAVTDALAAGYRLIDTASVGGNEEAVGRAVAASGVPREELFITTKLATADQGFQASQDAVKVSLERLGLDYVDLYLIHWPAEQNGKYVDAWGGLLRIQEDGYTKSIGVSNFTPEHLSNIIDLSYFTPAVNQVELHPLLNQAELRAVHADYSIVTEAYSPLGVGKLLENSAIAAVASAHGKSPAQVLIRWSLQLGNVVIPRSSNPQRIAENIDVFDFELTADEVATLSGLDDGTRFRPNPDTYTGA
- a CDS encoding alpha/beta hydrolase, translating into MAATVSGETTRGPLTKKALAVGNRAGVKVIPHLPGVLKRLVSGGRAVTIDGNTLDPSLQMLATAQRLQGLTGFSAGDDPIASRVQTAELSASFDEPDILVAGTAAVSIPGPAGVIPARHYRPLGDGRAPLLVFYHGGGYVVGDLESHDAACRLICRDAGVHVLAVDYRLAPEHKAPAAVDDGYAAYLWVREHAAELGADPERVAVGGDSAGGNLAALVALRVRDAGGPAPALQWLIYPVTDFRGQSRSRTLFADGFLLTRQDMDFFTESLLGGSGLDAADARVSPLLADDLSGLPPALVVTAGFDPLRDEGEQYAAKLQEAGVVVDARRMGSMTHAFLNLNALGGQVAGANAEMISALRAHLARA
- a CDS encoding DsbA family protein, whose product is MANNKKSTPRYDLKAADRKRNLAIQLGLTAIVVIFAVSLVLYIVMGHDKKTGAGDAQAVRITSAALIKKDGSDEPKAVLSLYEDFQCPHCRDFEKAYSSTINKLVEAGAVAADYYSVAILNSRANDNYSTRAANAAYCVGNEDKEAFSRYHSALFAMQPEEGAGGAPDNGRLIETARQAGVPTDKVSSCINGGKYNDMVDGLAAAAKITATPTIRLNGEDISPASPDELIAKVKAIVGNVPALAPAPAPAAPPAPPAPAPAAP
- a CDS encoding vitamin K epoxide reductase family protein, producing the protein MSVATPAPVGPIEPAESAGRAAGVSVRATSAWWVLIAGVIGFVSAATLTIEKIEMLINPAYVPSCSINPVLSCGSVMVTHQASVFGFPNPLMGIAGFTVAIVTGVLAVTKVRLPHWYWVGLMIGTGLGVVFVHWLIYQSLYVIGALCPYCMVVWSVTIPLFVVVASIALRPLAGNAVLRGIYTWRWSIVTLWFTAVILLILVRFWSYWSTLI